AACTCGATCGTGCGTGCCGTCTGCCGTGGCGCGGCCTCCATCTCCACGACATAGTCACCATCGTAGCCGGCGTTGGCCATGTGTTGGAAGAGGCCGGAAAAGTCGATCTCGCCCGTGCCGAACGGTACGGGCGTGCGACCGATCTGATCCTTGATGTGAACGAGCGCGACGCTGGGCCCCAACAGGTCGAACGCTTCGCGCCATGCCACGCCGGCGCTGTGGAAATGACCGACCTCCAACAGCGTCCGTAAACGACTGTCGTCGATCCCCTTCAGCACTTTGCGAAAGTGGTCCAGCGTGGAAATCGCTTGGCCGTAATGATTCTGAACGACCGGCGTGACGTTTAGCCCGTCAATCGCGTCCAAGAACTGGCGGCCCGTGGCGATGTAGTTTTCCAAACTCGTCGCCTTGAACAGCACGATCTTAGCGCCGATCTCCTGCGCAAAACGCGCTGCCTCAATCGCTACCTCAAGTGAGCGAGCGCGGTCGTCGTTGATCGGCGGCAGGTGCATCGAGATGAACTGCATCTCATTCCGCTGCGCGATGGCGCGGCAGTGTGCGGGGGCAATGTGTCGTCCCATCCCCTTAGGCGTCCATAAGTTGAACGTCTCGAACTTTCGAAATCCGAGTTCGGCGTACCTCCGCATCGCCTCCACCCATGGCAGTTCGAAGTTGCTGCAGGGACTTACCGCAAACGATCGCGCTAGGCTTCTCCGATCAGTTTGCGATGGAATATCTGGCACAGTCATTGGCGTCATGTGACAGTCACCATCTCAATACATTCCGACCTCGTCTCTGCCCCCATGCGAATAACACCTGCGCAAACGCGCAAAATTGCCACGCTATCAACTAGCGACTTGCCAATTGTGGAAGTCGAGGCAACGCGGTCCGGTCTCCTGACCGCGTGCGGGGCAATCGCCTGCATCGCCGTGGTGCTCTCGACATAGACTGCCACTCCGATCTTCCGTCGTCTTTCCACTCGGATTCCGCCCCCGATTGACGAACGCACTGGACGCTCGGCGGGAGAGCGCCGAAGCCTACGTGGCTTATCCAAGAACCGAGGGTTGGATCTGCCTGCGGGTTCACCGGCGGCCACATCGAGCGGCCCGCTGTGCAACGCCTGATGAAGGACATCGAGGCGGGGCGGGTGGACCGCGTGGTGGTCTACAAGGTCGACTGTCTGGCCGAACGCTACCTCGTACAGGCGCACGACGCCGCCTACACCACCGTCGGACAAGTCGCCGAGCAGTTGGCGAGCGGGTGCTTCACGGTATTCAAGCGGCCGGGTAGCGCCCGGAAGGCCGGCCTGCTTGCCAAGAAGGAGCGAAAGGCAAAGAAGTGGAACAATCGAATGCAGCAAATCGAGCCTACGCGCGGGTCCGGCCGCCGGTCCGCGTAGTCCAGTATCAGATCCGAAGATTGGACTGGTCTAAGGGCACGTCGGCATCGTGCCGCAACTGGAACTGGCGGCGGTATTGACTCGGAGACAATCGCTCCGCAGCATGGGCGGCGCAAGAGGGGCCACGCCGGCATGCTCGTTTAGTCCAGAACGAGGCGGGTGGAGCCTTCTTGACCAGGGGCCAGTGAGAACGGCAGGACGCGCGGCGGCTTGCCCGCCACGGTGGCGGACAGTTCGTAGTTGCCGTAGAAGGCGCGGGTTGCGAACGAGCCGGCGGCGTCGGTGGTGCCGTCCACGCTTGTCCACCACTGGCGGCGTGTCAGATCGACGAAGGCGTCCGCGCTGGGCTTTGGCGTCCAATCGGCCTTGTACATGGCGGCGTTGGGCATCCAGTGCGCCGGTTCCCAGAAGCCCCACATCAGGATGCCGTTGACAGCCGGGTGGCTGAAGGCGGCGGTGTAGAAGTCGCGCGTGTAGTCGGCCTGCAGCTTCTCGTCGGCGGTGTTCACGTCGAACTCGGTGATGCGGATCGGCAGGCCGAACGTCGCGAAGCGGTCGAGGATCGCCAGCATGCGCTCCGGCTCAACGACCGTGTCGCCGAAGTGGCCCTGTTCGCCGATGCCGTCGATCGGGGCGCCGTTGTCGATCAGGTACTTCACGGTCTGATAGAGGTGCTCGATGCGGTCGGGCTCGACCGCGCCGCCGCTGAGCATCGTGAAGTCGTTGTAGTAGAGCTTCACGTTCGGGTCGGCAGCGCGGGCCAGCTGGAACCAGCGGACCATCTCCTGATTGCCGAGCAGGTCCATGATGGCGTGGTTCGACCACGTCTCGTTGATCACGTCCCACTCGGTCAACCGGCCGCGCAACGCGGTGACGGCGTCGGTGACGCGCGCGTCGAGGCGGTCGCGCATCTTCTGCTGCCAACCCTCGGGCTTGGCGTCGGCCAGTTGCTTGAGGTCGTCGGGCAGGTACTTCCACTCGGCGTTCATCTTCGAGCCCCACCCGGGCCAGACCAGCACGTGCCCGCGGGCGGCGATGCCTTGGGCGTCGAGCCAGTCGAGGGCCTTCCTCACCATCGCCGGGCGGGTGGGCTGCTCCCAGTCGCGCCACTTCAGGTCGTTCTCGAAGACGATAACGTTGAACAGCTCGGCGATCGCCTGCCGGTAGCGTGCGTCCTCCGGCGAGTCGCCAGCGATGCGCCGTGCCTGCACGGCCGACCCGAAGGGGAAGGCGTGCTTCGTCATGCGCACCGCGACGGTGGCATCTGGGACGGGTTTGCCCGCGGCGTCGACGACCGTCACGGTCAGGTCGCCCTTGCGGTGTTTGTCGATCCGCTCGGCCGCGGCCTGTCGCCACGGGGCGTCGGTGGCGCGGCCGGCGTAGTTGGTGAGACTGCCGGGCAGCGCGTCGACCGTAATCGACTTGCCGTAGTTCAGCAGTTCCAACCCGGCGATCTCGAACGCCTGCGGCGCGAAGCCGGCGTGGAAGTTCACCTGCGCCCCGGCGACCGGGTAGTCCTCGGCCGCGGCGAACCCGAACTGGTACGGCCGCCACGCGGCCGACAGCGACAGCGGCTTCAGGATCGACTTGCCGAACGGCGCGCCGGCCTTCTCCACGACAATGGCCGACCGCGCCTCGCCGGTCTCCGCCTGCCCCTGCACCGCCCGCCCCCAGAACCGCACGAGCAGCGCGTCGCCCCTGGCGATCGGCGCCGTCGTCTTGCCGGACAGTTGGATGTCCCAAGCGTTCGCGGGCTTGGCGGTCGTCGTGAGGCGCACCGCGGTGGCGAAGCGTTGGTCGGAGACGGTCTCGGTCACCAACCTCGCGTTGTTCGCTGCCGAACCGCCGAGTTGGAACTGCCCTAGCGCCGGCGCCACTGACGCACCGCCGGCGGGCGGCGCGGGCATCTGCGGCACCTGCCCCACCACGGTTGCCGGGCCGTTGACCGCCGGCGCGGTGCTGGTTGGCGCCGTCTTCGCCTCGGTCGGCGCGGCGGGCTCCGGACGGCAGCCGACCATCGCGGCGGCGGCAGTGACCAAGGCAACGGTGGCCCATTGAAAGGTGCGAATCATGTGCGTTGTCCGATGTGAATGCGGGCGGCGGTCATGTTGATGACTCGCCGCCCGCAGGTTGTCCTGGACCACCCGGCGCCGCTGGGACGTCGAGAGGTTTAGTCGTTCTTGTTGCGCGTCCATGGGCCGTAGTACCACGTCGGGAACGTGCTGGTGCCGCGCGTCTCCCTTGGCGTCAGCCGCTCGACGTGGGCATCGGCGAACAGGTAGTTCCACTTCTTGCTGTGAACGGGCGTCAACGTATCGTTCAGCGCCTGGCTGTACGGCGAATAGGCCGTGGAGTCGCTGATGTTGCCCAAGATGTTGTTCACGCTGGGCTTCTCGACCAACAACAGCGTCTCGGCCGCCTTCACGTCGGTGATCTTGAACGATCGCATGAAAGGGTTTGGCGTCGCCGCTTCGGACCGATCGAACAGCGTCATCGAGATCTGGGTTGCGTTCACCGGCGTGGTGCCGCTCGGCCACATGTGGGGCACGGCGTAACTGCGCGGCTGCTCGACCGACGTTGGCGAAAAATCCGCCCGCTGCGTGAAGGGGTCGGTCGGGCAGAGGACCACGTTCACCGGCCGTTGCGGGATGCCGAGGTCCTTTTCCGCGTCGGTGAAGTTGCCGCCGAAGTACTTGTTCAGCAGGTCGTCCCACGTCACCTGCGTCGCCGGCGACGCCGTGGCGATGTAGGCGTAGGGCAGCATGCCCTTGTGGTCGTTCGTGTACATCGTCATCGCCAGCCCGATCTGGCGCATGTTCGACGCGCAGGCCACCGCCTGCGCCGCCGCCCGGGCCTTGTTCAGGCTGGGCAGCAGGATGCTGATCAGCAGGGCGATGATGCCGATAACGACGAGCAGTTCCACGAGCGTGAACGCGTCGCGGACGGTGGCGGAATGACGATGTCGCATCATGTTATTTCTCCGTCGTAGTCGTGCCGGCCGAGGGGGTGGTAGGCTGGCCCAGGTTCACCTTGAACGCCGACAGCGTGATGACGGCGGCGTTCGTATCGGCCGGGGGATCGATCTGTCCACGCTGGGCCAACAACATGACGGCCGACCCGTCGCCGCCCCACGAGTCCTTCGTTAGCCCCGGCCCCTTGTCGGTCCACTTGCCACTGGTGGTGAACGGGGTGGCGGCCGGCTCGCCGCGCTCGTCCTTGTGACGGACGGCCAGGGCGTAGCCATCGGCGTCGAGCGTGACGTCGATGCCGGTCACGTCGCCGGCGAACGTGTGTTCGACCAACATGTTGGCTGAGTCGGGGTCTTTCTGCGGCGTCGCGACCTTGTACCCCAGTCGCAGCCGCCGGGCCGCGTTCAGTGAGAGGCTGACGCCGGTGTCGCCCAGCCACTCCTGCGTGACCGCCGGCGTGACGCTGAAGCGCATCGTGGCCCGCTCCGGCGGCACCCCTTCCGACGCCGTGACCGCCAAGTCCTCTAAGGAGAACGTGAGCGGGCGGGCGAAGAAATTGAAATCGGGCCTGAGAGCCGAGATGAGGTGCAGGTTTGCCCACTGGGCCGGGCCCGCCGACTCCAGCTTCAGGACACCGTCGGACTTCGTGGCGAATGCGCCTTGCGGGGCCCGCACTGTCCAAAATCCGGCGGCGGACGCGCCGGCGTCGGTGACCGGGCCCGTGGTGAAGT
The Tepidisphaeraceae bacterium DNA segment above includes these coding regions:
- a CDS encoding sugar phosphate isomerase/epimerase family protein — protein: MTPMTVPDIPSQTDRRSLARSFAVSPCSNFELPWVEAMRRYAELGFRKFETFNLWTPKGMGRHIAPAHCRAIAQRNEMQFISMHLPPINDDRARSLEVAIEAARFAQEIGAKIVLFKATSLENYIATGRQFLDAIDGLNVTPVVQNHYGQAISTLDHFRKVLKGIDDSRLRTLLEVGHFHSAGVAWREAFDLLGPSVALVHIKDQIGRTPVPFGTGEIDFSGLFQHMANAGYDGDYVVEMEAAPRQTARTIELLGQARSYLEGLCNELNL
- a CDS encoding endo-1,4-beta-xylanase, translating into MIRTFQWATVALVTAAAAMVGCRPEPAAPTEAKTAPTSTAPAVNGPATVVGQVPQMPAPPAGGASVAPALGQFQLGGSAANNARLVTETVSDQRFATAVRLTTTAKPANAWDIQLSGKTTAPIARGDALLVRFWGRAVQGQAETGEARSAIVVEKAGAPFGKSILKPLSLSAAWRPYQFGFAAAEDYPVAGAQVNFHAGFAPQAFEIAGLELLNYGKSITVDALPGSLTNYAGRATDAPWRQAAAERIDKHRKGDLTVTVVDAAGKPVPDATVAVRMTKHAFPFGSAVQARRIAGDSPEDARYRQAIAELFNVIVFENDLKWRDWEQPTRPAMVRKALDWLDAQGIAARGHVLVWPGWGSKMNAEWKYLPDDLKQLADAKPEGWQQKMRDRLDARVTDAVTALRGRLTEWDVINETWSNHAIMDLLGNQEMVRWFQLARAADPNVKLYYNDFTMLSGGAVEPDRIEHLYQTVKYLIDNGAPIDGIGEQGHFGDTVVEPERMLAILDRFATFGLPIRITEFDVNTADEKLQADYTRDFYTAAFSHPAVNGILMWGFWEPAHWMPNAAMYKADWTPKPSADAFVDLTRRQWWTSVDGTTDAAGSFATRAFYGNYELSATVAGKPPRVLPFSLAPGQEGSTRLVLD
- a CDS encoding DUF1559 domain-containing protein, coding for MMRHRHSATVRDAFTLVELLVVIGIIALLISILLPSLNKARAAAQAVACASNMRQIGLAMTMYTNDHKGMLPYAYIATASPATQVTWDDLLNKYFGGNFTDAEKDLGIPQRPVNVVLCPTDPFTQRADFSPTSVEQPRSYAVPHMWPSGTTPVNATQISMTLFDRSEAATPNPFMRSFKITDVKAAETLLLVEKPSVNNILGNISDSTAYSPYSQALNDTLTPVHSKKWNYLFADAHVERLTPRETRGTSTFPTWYYGPWTRNKND